From Aliarcobacter butzleri, the proteins below share one genomic window:
- the fumC gene encoding class II fumarate hydratase — translation MDYRIEKDTMGEIKVPKDRYWQAQTERSVENFPIGDEKMPKEVIEGFAYLKKACAIVNNKLKRLDDVKTKVISQACDEIIERKLDGEFPLVVWQTGSGTQSNMNVNEVISSRATEILGEDFRTKKLIHPNDDVNKGQSSNDTYPTAMRVAFVLDVQKRLIPAINILKTTLEKKEKEFENIVKIGRTHLQDATPLTLGQEISGYVDMLNKALAQVDDAMKYIVELAIGGTAVGTGLNSHPDFSPMVCDTLNDLTKTKYAFKSHPNKFHALTAHDGEVFLSGALNALASNLMKIANDIRWLSSGPRCGIGELNIPENEPGSSIMPGKVNPTQSEAMTMVAVQVMGNHSTISIAASQGNFELNVFKPVIALNLLQSIRLLSDTMLAFNDNCAIGIEPNMANINKYLNDSLMLVTALNPYIGYEKAALIAKTAHKNGTTLKQEAINLGILSEEEFNSYVKPENMIKPSL, via the coding sequence ATGGATTACAGAATAGAAAAAGATACGATGGGTGAAATCAAAGTACCTAAAGATAGATACTGGCAAGCACAAACGGAAAGAAGTGTTGAAAATTTTCCAATTGGTGATGAAAAAATGCCAAAAGAAGTTATTGAAGGTTTTGCATATTTGAAAAAAGCTTGTGCAATTGTAAATAACAAATTAAAAAGACTAGATGATGTGAAAACAAAAGTTATTAGTCAAGCTTGTGATGAAATAATTGAAAGAAAACTTGATGGTGAATTTCCTTTAGTTGTTTGGCAAACAGGTTCAGGAACTCAATCAAATATGAACGTAAATGAAGTTATATCTTCAAGAGCAACGGAAATTTTAGGAGAAGATTTTAGAACAAAAAAACTTATTCATCCAAACGATGATGTAAATAAAGGACAAAGTTCAAATGATACTTATCCAACGGCAATGAGAGTTGCTTTTGTTCTTGATGTACAAAAAAGATTAATTCCTGCAATAAATATTTTAAAAACTACTTTAGAAAAAAAAGAAAAAGAGTTTGAAAATATTGTAAAAATAGGAAGAACTCATCTTCAAGATGCAACACCTCTTACATTAGGACAAGAAATTTCTGGATATGTTGATATGCTAAATAAAGCTTTAGCACAAGTTGATGATGCTATGAAATATATTGTTGAACTTGCTATTGGAGGAACTGCTGTTGGAACTGGATTAAATTCACATCCAGATTTTTCACCAATGGTTTGTGATACTTTAAATGATTTAACAAAAACAAAATATGCTTTTAAATCTCATCCAAATAAATTTCATGCTTTAACAGCTCATGATGGAGAAGTATTTTTAAGTGGAGCACTAAATGCACTTGCTTCAAATCTTATGAAAATAGCAAATGATATTAGATGGCTTTCATCAGGTCCTAGATGCGGAATAGGTGAGCTTAATATTCCAGAAAATGAACCAGGAAGTTCAATAATGCCAGGAAAAGTAAATCCAACTCAAAGTGAAGCTATGACAATGGTTGCTGTTCAAGTTATGGGAAATCATTCAACTATAAGTATAGCTGCATCGCAAGGAAACTTTGAATTAAATGTATTTAAACCTGTAATTGCATTAAATCTTTTACAATCAATAAGACTTTTAAGTGATACAATGCTAGCATTTAATGATAATTGTGCAATTGGAATAGAACCAAATATGGCAAATATTAATAAATACTTGAATGATTCGCTTATGCTTGTAACTGCACTTAATCCATATATTGGATATGAAAAAGCTGCACTTATAGCAAAAACAGCACATAAAAATGGAACAACACTTAAACAAGAAGCAATAAATCTTGGTATCTTAAGTGAAGAAGAGTTTAACTCTTATGTAAAACCAGAAAATATGATAAAACCTAGTTTATAA
- a CDS encoding ABC transporter permease has translation MLSNAFLIAIKEIRRNILRSILTILGIVIGVASVIAMVMIGDGTTASVKESITKLGTNMLTLRVGQERRGPPREDNSSKAFQNEDIIAIKNEIQNIKAVAAENSTKMNIVYGNKSNNSSVIGTNNDYFIIKDWALKDGRIFDDSELSSGKSSCIIGTTIVTQLFGDENPIGASIRLKNMTCNVIGVLASKGAAAFGNDQDEIVIVPLKMYQRKIKGDKDVSSIIISITEERYIENAKTEITSLMQERRAVKIGEPDNFHIRDMKDILDTMTSTTNMLTYLLGSIAAISLLVGGIGIMNIMLVSVTERTREIGTRLAIGAMESEVLLQFLVEAVVLSTWGGIIGIFLGLGIGYTIVNMMQLPFIINNQIIIISFVFSTLIGIIFGYFPARKAARLNPIDALRYE, from the coding sequence ATGTTATCAAATGCCTTTTTAATAGCAATCAAAGAAATAAGAAGAAATATTTTACGTTCTATTCTTACAATTTTAGGAATTGTAATTGGAGTTGCGTCAGTTATTGCAATGGTTATGATTGGTGATGGAACAACAGCTAGTGTAAAAGAGAGTATTACAAAACTTGGAACTAATATGTTAACTTTAAGAGTAGGGCAAGAAAGAAGAGGACCACCAAGAGAAGATAATAGTTCAAAAGCTTTTCAAAATGAAGATATAATTGCAATTAAAAATGAAATACAAAATATAAAAGCTGTTGCTGCTGAAAATTCAACAAAAATGAATATAGTTTATGGAAATAAAAGTAATAACTCATCAGTAATTGGAACAAATAATGATTATTTCATAATTAAAGATTGGGCTTTGAAAGATGGACGAATTTTCGATGATAGTGAATTAAGTAGTGGAAAATCATCTTGTATTATAGGAACAACTATCGTAACTCAACTTTTTGGAGATGAAAATCCAATTGGTGCAAGTATTAGATTAAAAAATATGACTTGTAATGTTATTGGAGTTTTAGCTTCAAAAGGAGCTGCTGCTTTTGGGAATGACCAAGATGAAATAGTTATCGTTCCATTAAAAATGTATCAAAGAAAAATTAAAGGTGATAAAGATGTTTCTTCAATTATTATTTCAATAACAGAAGAGAGATATATAGAAAATGCAAAAACAGAAATTACATCTTTAATGCAAGAAAGACGTGCTGTAAAAATAGGTGAACCAGATAATTTTCATATTAGAGATATGAAAGATATATTAGATACTATGACTTCAACTACAAATATGTTAACTTATCTTTTAGGTTCAATTGCTGCAATTTCTTTACTTGTTGGCGGAATTGGTATTATGAATATTATGTTAGTTTCTGTAACTGAAAGAACTAGAGAAATAGGAACTAGACTTGCAATTGGAGCTATGGAAAGTGAAGTTTTATTGCAGTTTTTAGTAGAAGCTGTAGTTTTATCTACATGGGGTGGAATAATAGGAATATTTTTAGGTTTAGGAATAGGTTATACAATTGTAAATATGATGCAATTACCATTTATTATAAATAATCAAATTATTATAATATCTTTTGTATTTTCAACTTTAATAGGTATTATTTTTGGATATTTTCCTGCTAGAAAAGCTGCAAGGTTAAATCCAATAGATGCTCTAAGATATGAGTAA
- a CDS encoding heavy metal translocating P-type ATPase: MKKNFEKVHQTPSRVRYKFSLLKEKFIDEDILKNYFLKIDGVRSVRINRKAYSIIFEFDKNIISSLEKILNSLTIEGLLKSCENEMASVCVSCVSSDEPSMNGTIRATSALVAERFITNNTLKAGVTTVASVPLLIEGSKELFKEGLTSKVLESAAVAISIYRKDYLAANSTNAMIELGEYIEETTVHKSDDLLKELSKPNVEEAWIEKKIDGKITEVLVKSEDIKVGDIVVVGVGNTIAVDGHIVEGSGSVNQVSMTGEAQPVVKYRGDRVISGTIVEEGRFRIWAEHVGANTATQRIKHYIENSLNEKSSVQLKANRLADKLVPVTLGLAASSYIFTKDFERVASILQADYSCALKLATPVAFKSTISKAGHNGIMIKGAKSIEALSSADTFIFDKTGTLTGGELEVISVESYNPKWTEEQILNLTASTEEHYFHPVAEAVVKAAKQRGFVHMHHEEVEFIVAHGVKTEVNGKSVIIGSRHFLEDDEKIDFSEHKANIENSLKDGKTLLYVGYDGKLLGTIGLSDELRSNAKESISRLKKLGVKDIIMLTGDTKEKAHRIAKELGIDEVRAELLPQDKASIVKEFMQKGKKVAFVGDGINDAPALISAHVGISMSRGADIAKATADISLLKDDIAAVVEAKEYANKTMNLINNNFNATVGINSAILAGATFGVFSPIVTAVLHNGTTIGLLLNSIKGVNIK; the protein is encoded by the coding sequence ATGAAAAAAAACTTTGAAAAAGTACATCAAACTCCTTCAAGAGTTCGTTATAAATTCTCTTTATTAAAAGAGAAATTTATTGATGAAGATATTTTAAAAAACTATTTTCTTAAAATAGATGGTGTACGAAGTGTTAGAATAAATAGAAAAGCTTATAGTATCATTTTTGAATTTGATAAAAATATTATAAGTTCTTTAGAAAAAATTCTGAACTCGTTAACTATCGAGGGATTGCTAAAATCTTGTGAAAATGAAATGGCAAGTGTTTGTGTTTCATGTGTAAGTAGTGATGAACCATCTATGAATGGTACTATTAGAGCAACTAGTGCATTAGTAGCTGAAAGATTTATCACAAATAACACTTTAAAAGCTGGTGTTACAACAGTGGCTTCTGTTCCTTTATTAATTGAAGGTTCAAAAGAGTTATTTAAAGAAGGATTAACATCAAAAGTTTTAGAAAGTGCAGCAGTTGCAATTTCAATATATAGAAAAGACTATTTAGCAGCAAATTCAACAAATGCAATGATTGAACTTGGTGAATACATAGAAGAGACAACTGTACATAAAAGTGATGATTTATTAAAAGAGTTATCAAAACCAAATGTTGAAGAAGCTTGGATAGAGAAAAAAATAGACGGTAAAATAACTGAAGTTTTAGTAAAAAGCGAAGATATCAAAGTTGGCGATATTGTTGTAGTTGGTGTTGGAAATACAATAGCTGTTGATGGACATATAGTTGAAGGAAGCGGTAGCGTAAATCAAGTTTCTATGACAGGAGAAGCACAACCAGTTGTTAAATACAGAGGAGATAGAGTAATCTCTGGAACTATTGTTGAAGAGGGAAGATTTAGAATTTGGGCTGAGCATGTTGGAGCAAATACAGCAACTCAAAGAATAAAACACTATATAGAAAACTCTTTAAATGAAAAATCATCAGTTCAACTAAAAGCAAATCGTCTTGCAGATAAACTTGTTCCCGTTACATTAGGACTTGCTGCTTCTTCATATATTTTTACAAAAGATTTTGAAAGAGTAGCTTCTATATTACAAGCTGATTATTCTTGTGCATTAAAACTTGCAACTCCAGTTGCTTTTAAATCAACTATTTCAAAAGCTGGTCATAATGGGATTATGATAAAAGGTGCAAAATCAATAGAAGCTTTAAGTAGTGCGGATACTTTTATTTTTGATAAAACAGGAACTTTAACTGGTGGTGAACTTGAAGTAATAAGTGTAGAATCATATAATCCAAAATGGACAGAAGAACAAATACTAAATCTAACTGCTTCAACAGAAGAACACTATTTTCATCCAGTAGCAGAAGCTGTTGTAAAAGCTGCAAAACAAAGAGGCTTTGTACATATGCACCATGAAGAAGTCGAATTTATTGTAGCACATGGAGTGAAAACTGAAGTTAATGGGAAATCTGTAATTATTGGAAGTCGTCATTTTTTAGAAGATGATGAAAAAATTGATTTTAGCGAACATAAAGCTAATATTGAGAACTCTTTAAAAGATGGAAAAACTTTACTTTATGTTGGTTATGATGGGAAATTATTAGGTACTATTGGTCTTTCTGATGAGTTAAGATCTAATGCAAAAGAATCTATTTCAAGACTAAAAAAACTTGGTGTAAAAGATATCATTATGTTAACTGGTGATACAAAAGAAAAAGCTCATAGAATAGCAAAAGAGTTAGGAATAGATGAAGTAAGAGCAGAACTTTTACCTCAAGATAAAGCAAGTATAGTAAAAGAGTTTATGCAAAAAGGTAAAAAAGTTGCATTTGTAGGAGATGGTATAAATGATGCTCCTGCTTTAATTTCAGCTCATGTTGGTATTTCTATGAGTAGAGGTGCAGATATAGCAAAAGCAACAGCAGATATTAGTTTATTAAAAGATGATATAGCAGCAGTTGTTGAAGCAAAAGAGTATGCAAATAAAACAATGAATTTAATAAATAACAATTTTAATGCAACAGTTGGTATAAACTCTGCTATTTTAGCAGGAGCAACATTTGGAGTATTTTCTCCAATAGTTACAGCTGTTCTTCATAATGGTACAACTATTGGATTATTGTTAAATTCTATAAAAGGTGTAAATATCAAATAA
- a CDS encoding ferritin-like domain-containing protein, translating to MNENLDEQLLISARVDINSPIPIRTQILRIAVYDEFKAYETYSKIIEKFGLVQPFVNIKEAEAIHYSALIQLMQKYNIEVPFNNWATKIEIPNTLIECCEMGVAAEINNIAMYNNLLSYATDNDVRDVIFRLQAASYNNHLPAFRNCVLTHYNASVNNGDLSQANIMEKLGEYQVLLDDIMSGNIDESSISQIFSKLNMSMVSGAVFGGAIIALLNNYISKQNQEEE from the coding sequence ATGAATGAAAATCTTGATGAACAACTTTTAATTAGTGCAAGAGTTGATATAAATAGTCCTATTCCAATTAGAACACAAATTTTAAGAATAGCTGTTTATGATGAATTTAAAGCATATGAGACTTATTCAAAAATTATTGAAAAGTTTGGTTTAGTTCAACCTTTTGTAAATATAAAAGAGGCTGAAGCTATTCATTATTCTGCACTTATTCAACTAATGCAAAAATACAATATTGAAGTTCCTTTCAATAATTGGGCAACTAAAATAGAAATACCAAATACTTTAATTGAGTGTTGTGAAATGGGAGTTGCAGCAGAGATAAATAATATTGCTATGTACAATAATCTGTTATCTTATGCAACTGATAATGACGTAAGAGATGTTATATTTAGACTTCAAGCAGCTTCTTATAATAATCATTTACCAGCATTTAGAAATTGTGTTTTAACTCATTACAATGCTAGTGTAAACAATGGTGATTTATCACAAGCAAATATCATGGAAAAATTAGGAGAATATCAAGTATTACTTGATGATATTATGTCTGGAAATATTGATGAAAGTTCTATTTCACAAATTTTTTCAAAACTAAATATGTCTATGGTTAGTGGAGCAGTTTTTGGTGGTGCAATAATCGCACTTTTAAATAACTATATTTCAAAACAAAATCAAGAAGAGGAGTAA
- a CDS encoding ABC transporter ATP-binding protein, producing the protein MENRKVIIEFKKIVKTYGSGDTQTHALNGVDLKIYEGEFVAIMGASGSGKSTSMNMIGCLDKPTSGEYLFNGINVEKLNRNQMALLRRNYLGFVFQGFNLLGRTSALENVELPLIYRKIPAKQREILATEALDKVGLGSVIKNTPAELSGGQQQRVAIARAIVTNPLVLLADEPTGNLDSIKSVEIMNLLKQLNKESNITVIMVTHEEEMAAYADRIIYFRDGHIEDSLKKGYK; encoded by the coding sequence ATGGAAAATAGAAAAGTTATCATAGAGTTTAAAAAGATTGTAAAAACCTATGGTTCTGGTGATACTCAAACTCACGCTTTAAATGGAGTAGATTTAAAAATATATGAAGGTGAATTTGTAGCAATAATGGGAGCTAGTGGAAGTGGAAAATCAACTTCTATGAATATGATAGGTTGTTTAGATAAACCAACTAGCGGAGAGTATCTGTTTAATGGAATAAATGTAGAAAAACTAAATAGAAATCAAATGGCTTTGTTAAGAAGAAATTATTTAGGTTTTGTTTTTCAAGGCTTCAATCTTTTAGGAAGAACTTCTGCTTTAGAAAATGTTGAACTTCCTTTGATTTATAGAAAAATTCCAGCAAAACAAAGAGAAATTTTAGCTACTGAAGCTTTAGATAAAGTAGGATTAGGAAGTGTTATAAAAAATACTCCAGCTGAACTTTCAGGTGGTCAACAACAACGTGTTGCAATAGCAAGAGCAATAGTGACAAATCCTTTAGTTTTACTTGCAGATGAACCAACAGGAAATCTTGATAGTATAAAAAGTGTAGAGATTATGAATTTATTAAAACAATTAAATAAAGAGTCTAATATTACGGTTATTATGGTAACTCACGAAGAAGAAATGGCTGCTTATGCAGATAGAATAATATATTTTAGAGATGGGCATATAGAAGATAGTTTAAAAAAAGGATATAAATAA
- a CDS encoding efflux RND transporter periplasmic adaptor subunit, giving the protein MQNKDLLEELESFSSKKRINRKLIYIATAIVSFLAIVLFFIFNGNDKSNKIEYITKKVTQGDLSVVVSTTGNLNPTNSVEIGIEVSGTLKEIFVDFNDEVKAGQILAKIDTVKLQSQVDSSTAALAIAVANQKESQVLLNNKKTLYDRTLNMYKNSGGKYPSKNELDDTRFSYEAAIESLEAAKAKVLQSQSNLKTDKQNLEKASVKSSIDGIVLNREVEVGQTLAATMSAPKLFTIAKDLTNMDLIVSIDEADVADIKKDLPVTFTVDAYPNKVFNGKVKQVRLNPVDTNGVVTYETVVSVDNEDLLLKPGMTATAKIITKESKNKLLIPNGALRFKPKMQEQKNGGVNLVGPNMNRPANVARDLSKKELAPIFILENNQPKRVMVKVLDSDGKLTSIESEELKVDDEVIISQKSDDGK; this is encoded by the coding sequence ATGCAAAATAAAGATTTATTAGAAGAGTTAGAGTCTTTTAGTAGTAAGAAAAGAATAAATAGAAAATTAATTTATATAGCCACTGCTATTGTTTCATTTTTAGCTATTGTTTTATTTTTTATATTTAATGGAAATGATAAATCAAATAAAATTGAATATATTACAAAAAAAGTAACACAAGGTGATTTAAGTGTAGTTGTAAGCACAACAGGAAATTTAAATCCAACAAATAGTGTTGAAATAGGGATTGAAGTTTCAGGTACTTTAAAAGAGATTTTTGTTGATTTTAATGATGAAGTAAAAGCTGGACAAATTTTAGCAAAAATTGATACAGTTAAACTTCAATCTCAAGTTGATAGTTCAACAGCAGCTTTAGCAATAGCAGTTGCAAATCAAAAAGAGAGCCAAGTATTATTAAACAATAAAAAAACACTTTATGATAGAACTTTGAATATGTATAAAAATTCAGGTGGCAAATATCCTTCAAAGAATGAATTAGATGATACAAGATTTTCTTATGAAGCTGCAATAGAGTCTTTAGAAGCTGCAAAAGCAAAAGTTCTTCAATCTCAATCAAATTTAAAAACGGATAAACAAAATCTTGAAAAAGCTTCAGTTAAATCTTCAATTGATGGAATTGTATTAAATAGAGAAGTTGAAGTTGGACAAACTTTAGCAGCAACTATGTCTGCTCCAAAGTTATTTACAATAGCAAAAGATTTGACAAATATGGATTTGATTGTAAGTATTGATGAAGCTGATGTTGCTGATATAAAAAAAGATTTACCTGTGACATTTACTGTTGATGCGTATCCTAATAAAGTATTTAATGGAAAAGTTAAACAAGTAAGGCTAAATCCAGTCGATACAAATGGAGTTGTAACTTATGAAACTGTTGTTTCTGTTGATAATGAAGATTTACTTTTAAAACCAGGTATGACAGCAACTGCAAAAATTATTACAAAAGAGAGTAAAAATAAACTTCTTATTCCAAATGGAGCATTAAGATTTAAGCCAAAAATGCAAGAGCAAAAAAATGGTGGTGTAAATTTAGTTGGACCAAATATGAATAGACCTGCAAATGTTGCAAGAGATTTGAGTAAAAAAGAGTTAGCTCCTATATTTATTTTAGAAAATAATCAACCAAAAAGAGTTATGGTAAAAGTTTTGGATAGTGATGGAAAATTAACTTCAATAGAATCAGAAGAACTAAAAGTAGATGATGAGGTAATAATTTCGCAAAAGAGTGATGATGGAAAATAG
- a CDS encoding ankyrin repeat domain-containing protein → MSNNFLIDKNINKQIVSNIFSSLIAGEKWDMLIEIFRLKILDINARDCNGRNALYWAILKNKTDIIKKLIDLDISTEVSPNFLAMNFAVYNDNIKVIKCLKNCGLNINVIDDINSTPLIYAILYNKQNSIKYLIENGANLDHEDFLGNSPLNLLNNLNK, encoded by the coding sequence ATGTCTAATAACTTCCTAATCGATAAAAATATAAATAAACAAATTGTTTCAAATATATTTTCATCATTAATTGCAGGTGAAAAATGGGATATGTTAATCGAGATATTTAGATTAAAAATTTTAGATATAAATGCTAGAGACTGCAATGGTAGGAATGCTTTATATTGGGCAATTTTAAAAAATAAAACAGATATAATCAAAAAATTAATAGATTTAGATATAAGTACAGAAGTATCTCCAAACTTCTTAGCAATGAATTTTGCAGTTTATAATGACAATATAAAAGTTATAAAATGTTTAAAAAATTGTGGTCTAAATATTAATGTAATTGATGATATTAACTCTACTCCACTTATTTATGCAATATTGTACAATAAGCAAAATAGTATAAAATATTTAATCGAAAATGGTGCGAATTTAGACCATGAAGATTTTTTAGGTAATAGTCCTTTAAATTTGCTAAATAACTTGAATAAATAG
- a CDS encoding histidine kinase dimerization/phosphoacceptor domain -containing protein, whose translation MKKLTKLFNFNSYSFSTRVICSLILFIVFFIFIKIALTSTKIENNSLNNEIDYITKTLLLTKEQIKIIGKSLGMQTELEMDLTKKIIEDEIKNIDLKIDKYSSKDYITDILQKSAISNYCSYKTSNDIKYIKDDDNFDKNNLEILKDWQIVKVEEKNKTFSKKNYFLYNYLLKEQKVLLEVGCSKSFLNLNHMGFEMSLKEHLKANLLIDPTLSSTKMAIVWINPKALDNLNSILFEENEEIRKNKYTISMLSNVENIPTGNLTLGEILNQKDTHKPISHKIDKEEVLTWIIDLSTNNSSRKLLLLYSVDKKQLEEKNHSQIFFLLPETLLAISISIVLILFFFRRIINNINTLTKTAIKVNKGEKNIRSNVKGDDDIGILGESFDSMLDIFENNIKILDEKVEEKTKEITKSLEEKEILLKEIHHRVKNNLALTISLIELQEEEIEDEKTKKVLVDIQERIYTMELLHRKLYESTNLNKIPFKSYTLDLIKTISKTYDKDEKVKIETSIENIDLNIETAMPYGIILNELITNCFKYAFKNQDEPKLEITISKKNNEEISLILKDNGKGLSKDFSKLSNETLGLRLINMIVNFQLMGKVIYEFDNGAKFTILGKIKE comes from the coding sequence TTGAAAAAACTAACTAAACTTTTTAATTTTAATTCTTACTCATTTTCAACAAGAGTTATTTGTTCTTTGATTTTATTTATTGTATTTTTTATATTTATCAAAATTGCTTTAACTAGTACAAAAATAGAAAATAATAGTTTAAACAATGAAATAGATTATATAACCAAAACCCTACTTTTAACAAAAGAACAGATTAAAATAATTGGTAAATCTTTAGGAATGCAAACTGAACTTGAGATGGACTTAACAAAAAAGATTATTGAAGATGAGATAAAAAATATCGATTTAAAAATAGACAAATACTCTTCAAAAGATTATATAACTGACATTTTGCAAAAAAGTGCTATTTCAAATTATTGTTCATACAAAACATCAAATGATATTAAATACATAAAAGATGATGATAATTTTGATAAAAATAATCTTGAGATTTTAAAAGATTGGCAAATTGTTAAAGTAGAAGAAAAAAACAAAACTTTTTCTAAAAAAAATTATTTTTTATATAACTATTTACTAAAAGAACAAAAAGTTTTACTAGAAGTTGGTTGTAGTAAATCATTTTTAAATCTAAATCATATGGGATTTGAAATGAGTTTAAAAGAACATCTTAAAGCAAATTTACTAATAGACCCAACATTAAGCAGTACAAAAATGGCTATTGTTTGGATAAATCCAAAAGCTCTGGATAATTTGAACTCTATTTTATTTGAAGAAAATGAAGAAATACGAAAAAATAAATATACAATAAGTATGTTATCAAATGTTGAAAATATTCCAACAGGTAATTTAACATTAGGAGAAATTTTAAATCAAAAAGATACACATAAACCAATTTCTCATAAGATAGATAAAGAAGAAGTTTTAACTTGGATAATAGATTTAAGTACAAATAATAGTTCAAGGAAATTATTGCTTTTATATAGTGTAGATAAAAAACAATTAGAAGAAAAAAATCATTCACAAATATTTTTCTTATTGCCTGAAACATTATTAGCTATTAGCATTAGTATTGTTTTAATACTTTTTTTCTTTAGACGAATAATAAATAATATAAATACTTTGACAAAAACAGCAATAAAAGTAAATAAAGGTGAAAAAAATATTCGAAGCAATGTAAAAGGCGATGATGATATAGGAATACTTGGAGAGTCTTTCGATTCTATGCTTGATATTTTTGAAAATAATATTAAAATTTTAGATGAAAAAGTTGAAGAAAAAACAAAAGAAATTACAAAATCATTGGAAGAAAAAGAGATTTTATTAAAAGAAATTCACCATAGAGTGAAAAATAATCTTGCATTAACAATTAGTTTAATTGAACTGCAAGAAGAAGAAATAGAAGATGAAAAAACAAAAAAAGTTCTAGTTGATATTCAAGAACGAATTTATACAATGGAACTTTTACATAGAAAACTTTATGAATCAACAAATCTAAATAAAATTCCTTTTAAATCATATACTTTAGATTTAATAAAAACTATTTCAAAAACTTATGATAAAGATGAAAAAGTAAAAATTGAAACTTCAATAGAAAATATTGATCTGAATATTGAAACAGCTATGCCTTATGGAATTATTTTAAATGAACTTATAACAAACTGTTTTAAATATGCATTTAAAAATCAAGATGAACCAAAACTTGAAATTACTATTTCAAAGAAAAATAATGAAGAAATATCACTAATATTAAAAGATAATGGAAAAGGGTTATCTAAAGATTTTTCTAAACTTAGCAACGAAACATTGGGACTAAGACTTATAAATATGATAGTAAATTTCCAACTTATGGGAAAAGTAATTTATGAATTTGACAATGGTGCAAAATTCACTATTTTAGGAAAAATCAAAGAGTAA
- a CDS encoding YtxH domain-containing protein, with amino-acid sequence MNTNKNQNQYDLNIDNTRNQNGQTGININQNPYLNQNFNQNPQQIVPTNNPTTQNGFLNGDFVKGALIGAAVTYLLTNKNAQETIFKVFGKGSELFSAGIEELKERYEDAKAQMQAQQEQ; translated from the coding sequence ATGAATACAAATAAAAACCAAAATCAATATGATTTAAATATAGATAATACAAGAAATCAAAATGGACAAACGGGAATTAATATAAACCAAAATCCTTATTTAAATCAAAATTTTAACCAAAATCCTCAACAAATAGTACCAACAAATAATCCAACAACGCAAAATGGATTTTTAAATGGAGATTTTGTAAAAGGTGCATTAATTGGTGCAGCAGTTACATATTTACTAACTAATAAAAATGCTCAAGAAACAATTTTTAAAGTATTTGGAAAAGGTAGTGAACTTTTCTCTGCAGGAATTGAAGAACTAAAAGAGAGATACGAAGACGCAAAAGCGCAAATGCAAGCACAACAAGAACAGTAA
- a CDS encoding Fur family transcriptional regulator, whose product MENSQEMAFNIFLDSFKKNVSKVGFKNTIQKDYILKTLYLSKKHLTADDIFLEIKEKYNMSVGMATIYNAIKFLHEMHLVNLLNIGDGTIRYEFNHEIHHDHLICTNCSSIIEFTDEIIEEQQNTIAKKYDFYLKEHIMILYGICEKCQKVDSNS is encoded by the coding sequence GTGGAAAATAGTCAAGAAATGGCATTTAATATCTTTTTAGATAGTTTTAAAAAAAATGTTTCAAAAGTTGGATTTAAAAATACAATTCAAAAAGATTATATTCTAAAAACTTTATATCTTTCAAAAAAACATTTAACAGCTGATGATATTTTCCTTGAAATAAAAGAAAAATATAATATGAGCGTTGGAATGGCTACAATTTATAATGCTATAAAATTTCTTCATGAAATGCATCTTGTAAATCTATTAAATATTGGTGATGGAACTATTCGATATGAATTCAATCACGAAATCCACCACGATCATCTAATTTGTACTAATTGTAGTTCAATAATTGAATTTACAGATGAGATTATAGAAGAACAACAAAATACAATTGCTAAAAAATATGACTTTTATTTAAAAGAACATATAATGATACTTTATGGAATTTGTGAAAAATGCCAGAAAGTTGATAGTAATTCTTAA